Proteins found in one Capillibacterium thermochitinicola genomic segment:
- the rpiB gene encoding ribose 5-phosphate isomerase B, with product MNRENDCDDGKVEQEEKMVRNILFVCTGNTCRSPMAAALLRQLLKERGGKFEKIRVSSAGLYAYPGAPASPEAVETMRGYGIDLSSHLARELAREELAAADLIMTMTNAQKEQIIKIYPGVKDRTFVLREYIKAKSPAGKDQWDVPDPFGQPLAVYQQCAADLEKDLRALIDLLAAEAEAEAGDASQQKGGKKVRIALGADHAGFHLKEEIAKYLQTKGYEYKDFGVFSTDRVDYPDQAAIVAKAVAKKEFDQGILICGTGIGVAIAANKIKGVRAALCHDVFSARMARAHNDSNVLAIGARVIGPGLALAIVEAYLNEEFAGGRHQQRIDKITRLENE from the coding sequence ATGAACCGGGAGAATGACTGCGACGATGGTAAAGTTGAACAGGAGGAAAAAATGGTCCGGAACATACTCTTTGTTTGTACTGGGAACACCTGCCGCAGTCCGATGGCGGCGGCTTTGCTTCGTCAATTATTGAAAGAACGCGGTGGCAAATTCGAAAAGATTCGTGTTTCATCGGCCGGGCTTTACGCCTATCCCGGCGCACCGGCTTCGCCCGAAGCGGTTGAGACGATGCGCGGTTACGGCATTGATCTTTCCAGCCATTTGGCCCGGGAACTGGCCCGGGAAGAGCTGGCGGCGGCCGATTTAATTATGACCATGACGAACGCCCAGAAAGAACAGATCATTAAGATCTATCCGGGCGTCAAAGATCGTACTTTTGTCCTCAGAGAGTACATCAAAGCGAAAAGTCCGGCTGGGAAAGACCAATGGGACGTCCCGGACCCTTTCGGACAACCGCTGGCGGTTTATCAGCAGTGTGCTGCTGATCTGGAGAAGGATCTGCGGGCGCTCATCGACTTGTTGGCCGCCGAAGCAGAAGCGGAAGCGGGCGACGCCAGTCAGCAGAAAGGGGGGAAGAAAGTGCGGATTGCTTTGGGCGCCGATCATGCCGGTTTTCATTTGAAAGAGGAGATCGCCAAGTATTTGCAGACCAAGGGTTACGAATACAAAGACTTCGGCGTTTTCTCGACCGATAGGGTGGATTACCCTGATCAAGCTGCGATTGTGGCGAAGGCAGTGGCGAAAAAGGAGTTTGATCAGGGGATTCTTATATGTGGCACCGGAATTGGGGTCGCGATTGCGGCCAATAAAATCAAAGGCGTGCGCGCGGCGTTGTGCCATGATGTCTTTTCGGCACGTATGGCGCGGGCCCATAATGACAGTAATGTTTTGGCGATCGGGGCCCGGGTCATCGGACCGGGGTTGGCGCTGGCCATTGTCGAAGCCTACCTGAACGAAGAGTTTGCAGGAGGACGTCATCAGCAACGGATAGATAAAATAACGCGACTAGAAAACGAATAA
- a CDS encoding L-threonylcarbamoyladenylate synthase, with translation MIMIKTEIITVNPEAIDQAALARAAAVLRRGGLVAFPTETVYGLGAVIYNRDGIKNIFTVKGRPGDNPLIVHIHQCEQVTELAREVPETARILARRFWPGPLTMILPKKEEIPTEVSAGLPTVAIRLPAHPVALELLRQTGLPVAAPSANISGRPSPTRGSHVIADLEGKVDLIIDAGPTGVGVESTVLDLTGPKLRILRPGGVTREMLEAIFGPEMVEAPSQINCRRPLAPGMKYRHYAPQAPLRLLTGDEDQVRRFLQRTAAQAQSAGKRIGIIAYDEDQSPALAVAGVTYLSMGRRANPAEGAERLFHLLRLCDQAGVDEIYAVAPPRQGVGEAVFNRLYKAAGGKVEEIK, from the coding sequence ATGATCATGATCAAGACAGAAATAATTACGGTTAACCCGGAGGCGATTGACCAGGCGGCGTTGGCCCGGGCGGCGGCGGTTTTGCGCCGGGGCGGGCTGGTTGCTTTTCCCACTGAGACAGTATACGGTCTGGGTGCCGTTATTTATAACCGGGACGGTATAAAAAATATTTTTACCGTCAAAGGGCGACCGGGGGACAACCCGTTAATTGTGCACATTCACCAATGTGAACAGGTGACGGAGCTGGCCCGGGAAGTACCGGAGACAGCCAGGATCCTCGCCCGGCGGTTTTGGCCCGGCCCCCTCACCATGATCCTGCCGAAAAAAGAGGAGATCCCGACGGAAGTCAGCGCCGGTCTTCCGACGGTCGCCATCCGCCTGCCTGCCCACCCGGTAGCCCTGGAGCTGTTACGCCAGACCGGGCTGCCGGTGGCCGCCCCCAGTGCCAACATTTCCGGACGGCCCAGCCCGACCAGGGGCAGTCATGTCATCGCCGACCTCGAAGGTAAGGTCGACCTGATCATAGACGCCGGTCCCACCGGGGTGGGCGTGGAATCGACCGTTCTTGACCTGACCGGCCCCAAACTTCGGATCCTCCGGCCCGGAGGGGTCACCCGGGAGATGCTGGAAGCGATCTTCGGTCCGGAGATGGTTGAGGCCCCGTCTCAGATAAATTGCCGGCGGCCGCTGGCTCCCGGGATGAAATACCGTCATTATGCGCCCCAAGCACCCTTGCGCCTGTTGACCGGGGATGAGGATCAGGTCCGCCGTTTTCTGCAGCGGACCGCCGCTCAGGCCCAGTCCGCCGGGAAGCGGATTGGGATCATTGCTTACGACGAGGACCAAAGTCCGGCCTTGGCTGTGGCCGGGGTCACCTATTTATCCATGGGCCGGCGGGCCAACCCGGCCGAAGGAGCCGAACGGTTGTTTCATCTTCTCCGCCTTTGCGACCAGGCCGGAGTGGATGAAATCTATGCGGTCGCCCCGCCCCGGCAGGGGGTGGGGGAGGCGGTCTTTAACCGTCTGTATAAAGCAGCCGGAGGGAAAGTCGAGGAGATAAAATGA
- a CDS encoding DUF3108 domain-containing protein, producing MNKARIRWAFLFILLLLLGSSPAVRNQEKELPVGEILEYQVFLKGLPVGEQTLRIVGEKVYQDRPVLEVQMRMRSYPAFAFLFSYEEDNLLYLDPATRTPVYLRKNINENGDRREEEYHFGAETVEKRVANVGQEPRVRQYEAKHPLLENLSLVYYLRQRPWRRGENRFYYLTNRGPQAVSCKLQGTERIRVLSGHQQAEVVYDPVSQVTIWFSLDEPVYPLRIKANGNAGALTARLVKIGYEPGE from the coding sequence ATGAACAAAGCCCGTATACGCTGGGCATTCCTTTTCATCCTGCTCCTCCTTTTGGGGAGCAGCCCAGCGGTGCGCAACCAAGAAAAGGAGTTGCCAGTCGGGGAAATCTTGGAATACCAGGTTTTTCTCAAGGGGTTGCCCGTTGGCGAACAGACCCTCCGGATCGTAGGGGAAAAGGTCTACCAGGACCGGCCGGTGCTGGAGGTCCAGATGAGGATGAGGAGTTATCCCGCTTTTGCTTTCCTTTTCTCTTACGAGGAAGACAACCTACTATATCTGGACCCTGCAACGCGAACTCCGGTTTACCTGCGAAAAAACATTAATGAAAATGGCGACCGCCGGGAAGAAGAGTATCATTTTGGGGCGGAAACAGTCGAGAAACGGGTGGCGAACGTGGGGCAGGAACCGCGCGTCCGGCAATATGAGGCCAAGCACCCATTGCTTGAGAATCTCTCTCTGGTTTACTACCTCAGGCAGCGGCCCTGGCGGCGGGGGGAGAACCGGTTTTATTATTTAACCAACCGGGGGCCGCAGGCGGTCAGCTGTAAGCTTCAAGGAACGGAAAGGATCCGGGTCTTGTCCGGTCACCAGCAGGCGGAGGTTGTCTACGATCCCGTTTCCCAGGTCACCATCTGGTTTTCCCTTGACGAACCGGTTTATCCTTTACGGATCAAAGCCAACGGGAATGCGGGGGCGCTTACCGCCCGTTTGGTCAAGATCGGCTATGAACCGGGAGAATGA
- a CDS encoding CPBP family intramembrane glutamic endopeptidase: MKTKLFKIRRFFYPLWVIGVVYTFYLCIQILFLFLGRLLSPLLNWAWKLEVLTAEVVRLNFFLHLFLGLIPLLVAFNLAEKAIFRQRLLPRFFPPSAWARRDLCFGLALGFSLFALLFLAFFALGWVRFAAPPFVISSELLWIAPTFIVAALFEELFYRGLQLPVFTAHWGLSPAIAFSAFLFSLAHLNNPHLNFGGLFAILLAGVLFALTYLETGTLYLPVALHFSWNFWQNLFGFRVSGLAFPTFFQLEITGPTLWTGGAFGPEAGLAGLILLGLATVATLRYGDYRRNALFRRLGLTPPTAKDRP, encoded by the coding sequence ATGAAGACGAAACTCTTCAAAATTCGCCGCTTCTTTTACCCGCTCTGGGTGATCGGGGTTGTATATACTTTTTATCTTTGCATCCAAATTCTTTTTTTATTTCTCGGTCGCCTTCTCAGTCCCCTGCTGAATTGGGCGTGGAAATTGGAGGTGCTAACTGCGGAGGTTGTCCGCCTCAACTTTTTTCTCCACCTGTTTCTGGGCCTGATCCCACTCCTCGTTGCCTTCAATTTGGCGGAAAAAGCCATCTTTCGCCAGCGTTTGCTCCCGCGGTTTTTCCCCCCTTCGGCTTGGGCGCGCCGTGATCTTTGCTTCGGGTTGGCCTTGGGGTTTTCCCTTTTTGCCCTGCTTTTTCTGGCTTTCTTCGCGCTGGGCTGGGTCCGTTTTGCCGCTCCTCCGTTTGTGATCTCAAGCGAGCTGCTTTGGATCGCCCCCACCTTTATTGTGGCCGCCCTTTTTGAAGAATTGTTCTACCGCGGGCTCCAATTGCCGGTCTTCACCGCCCACTGGGGTCTTTCGCCGGCCATCGCTTTCTCCGCCTTTCTCTTCAGCCTCGCCCACCTGAACAACCCGCACCTTAATTTTGGCGGTTTGTTCGCCATTTTACTCGCCGGGGTTCTCTTTGCCCTCACCTATCTCGAAACCGGCACCTTGTATCTTCCGGTGGCGCTCCATTTTAGCTGGAACTTCTGGCAAAACCTCTTCGGCTTCCGGGTTAGCGGTTTGGCCTTCCCCACCTTTTTTCAGTTGGAGATTACCGGCCCAACCTTGTGGACCGGCGGGGCCTTTGGTCCGGAAGCCGGCCTGGCGGGGCTGATCTTGCTCGGCCTGGCCACCGTTGCCACGCTGCGCTACGGGGACTACCGGCGGAATGCCCTTTTTCGCCGGTTGGGCCTAACGCCCCCGACAGCGAAAGACCGCCCCTGA